In the uncultured Methanobacterium sp. genome, one interval contains:
- the cbiD gene encoding cobalt-precorrin-5B (C(1))-methyltransferase CbiD, producing MVKNHSSQKYQNIPKPKSKHGRGNQSSPPSVSFPVDSDSYGITTGSAATAATLAAFLSTKGKGKVSSVNIKTPLGCLDISVKTSHKIDDYSGRASVMKMPYHDPDVTINLEVEAEVHLQDEPGITITGGKGVGKITKPGLQLPVGEVAINPVPREMIKSNLEDALPPGKGAEVIITIPQGEEIAHRTMNPRLGIVNGISVLGTTGIARSMNSESFQKSKKCQLDVALAEGYQKLVFVPGNIGEKLALKLLDVEKDQIIQMGNLVGYMLDEAKKSNISSLILLGHAGKLVKIAGGIFQTEHRLADGRREIITTHTGLVGGDRGTMEEVFNSNTTEDMMSILEREGLLEKVFNSIALSIQERCQERFDIKPEVLILKMDGTLLNSNHHVELKPTTLN from the coding sequence ATGGTGAAAAATCATTCCTCACAAAAATACCAGAATATTCCTAAACCCAAGTCTAAACATGGCAGGGGAAATCAGTCATCTCCTCCATCTGTTTCTTTTCCAGTTGATAGTGACAGTTATGGAATCACCACTGGAAGTGCAGCCACGGCAGCAACTTTAGCCGCATTCTTATCCACAAAAGGCAAAGGAAAGGTTTCCTCAGTTAATATCAAAACACCTCTGGGATGTCTGGATATTTCTGTTAAAACATCTCATAAAATTGATGATTATTCTGGACGGGCTTCAGTGATGAAAATGCCCTACCACGACCCTGATGTTACCATCAATCTGGAAGTGGAGGCAGAAGTTCATCTTCAAGATGAACCTGGCATCACCATCACCGGCGGAAAAGGAGTGGGAAAAATAACCAAACCTGGATTGCAACTGCCCGTGGGTGAGGTTGCTATAAACCCGGTTCCCCGGGAAATGATCAAGTCCAACCTGGAGGATGCACTGCCACCAGGTAAGGGTGCAGAAGTCATAATTACAATACCGCAGGGTGAAGAAATTGCCCATAGAACCATGAACCCCCGTCTGGGTATTGTAAATGGAATATCTGTACTTGGAACCACTGGTATTGCCCGTTCCATGAATTCGGAGAGTTTCCAGAAGTCCAAAAAATGCCAGCTGGATGTGGCACTGGCTGAAGGATACCAGAAACTGGTTTTTGTACCGGGTAATATTGGGGAAAAACTTGCCCTGAAGTTGCTAGATGTGGAAAAAGACCAGATCATCCAGATGGGTAACCTGGTGGGTTACATGCTGGATGAGGCCAAAAAAAGTAATATATCCAGTTTAATTCTTTTAGGACATGCAGGTAAACTGGTTAAAATAGCAGGTGGCATCTTTCAAACGGAACATCGCCTGGCTGATGGTCGTAGGGAGATTATTACCACCCACACCGGACTGGTGGGTGGAGATAGGGGGACCATGGAGGAAGTCTTCAATTCTAACACCACCGAGGATATGATGAGCATCCTGGAAAGAGAAGGACTACTTGAAAAAGTTTTCAACTCAATTGCCCTCTCCATTCA
- a CDS encoding MJ0307 family thioredoxin yields the protein MVLKNEVKNMVVKVEVFTSPSCPYCPMAIEVVNEVEKDMPGTLEVEKIDIMVDRDKAVEYGLMAVPAIALNGVVRFVGAPSKEELVKAIEEENPSK from the coding sequence ATAGTTTTAAAAAATGAGGTGAAAAATATGGTTGTTAAAGTAGAAGTATTCACATCTCCTTCCTGTCCCTACTGTCCCATGGCTATTGAAGTTGTAAACGAAGTTGAAAAAGACATGCCAGGTACTCTGGAAGTTGAAAAAATCGACATCATGGTTGACCGTGATAAAGCAGTAGAATATGGCCTCATGGCTGTACCTGCAATTGCTCTAAATGGAGTAGTGCGTTTTGTAGGCGCCCCATCCAAAGAAGAACTGGTAAAAGCCATAGAAGAAGAAAACCCCTCGAAATAA